The DNA sequence CAGATCCAGTACTTGCCCACCGCCGTGACCAAGCGGGCGAAATGCGCCTGCTGCGGGTCGTCCGGCTGTTCCAGCGCCTGCCCCATGCGCAGGCTCAAGGCCAATGCCGCCTCGCTTTCCAGGGCCAGGTCAGCCAGCACGTTCTGCATCAATGGCTGCTCGTTCAGCAACCGCCCGCCAACCTTGCGGTGCGCGCAGTGGTGCGCCGCCTGGGTCAACGCCTGACGCATCAGGGCGCTGGAACCGACCATGCAGTCGAAGCGGGTCATGGCCACCATTTCGATGATGGTCGGCACCCCTCGCCCCTCCTCCCCGACCATCCATGCCAGGGCACCGCGGAACTCCACCTCGCTGGAGGCGTTGGAGTGGTTGCCCAGCTTGTTCTTCAAGCGCTGGATATAGAACTGGTTGCGGCTGTCATCCGGGCGATGGCGCGGTAGCAGGAAGCAGCTCAGGCCTTTTTCGGTTTGTGCCAGGGTAAGGAAGGCATCGCACATGGGCGCCGAACAGAACCACTTGTGCCCGACCAGCTCATAGGCCTGGCCCGGGCCCGCCGCGCCGACTGGATAGGCCCGGGTGGTGTTGGCCCGTACATCGGTGCCGCCTTGCTTCTCGGTCATGGCCATGCCCAGGGTGACCCCAGCCTTGTGGCGGTCGCCGACGTTGCGCGGGTCATATTCGCAGGCGAGGATTTTCGGCAGCCAGTACTCGGCCAGTTCTGGCTGCAGGCGCAGCGCCGGGACAGCGGCGAAGGTCATGGTCAGCGGGCACCCGCTGCCGGCCTCGGCCTGGCTGTGCAGGTAGGTCATCGACGCCCGAGCCACATGCGCGCCAGGGCGGGGCTCGGCCCACGGCAATGAAGGCAGGCCGTGCTCGACGGCGGTGCGCATCAGCTCGTGGTAGGCGGGATGGAACTCGACCAGGTCGATGCGATGGCCGTAACGGTCGTGGCTGCTGAATTCCGGCTTGTGCGCATTGGCCAGGAAACCCGCCTGCATCAGCGGACCGCCGGCCAGGGCACCGTAGGCATCGATCCGCGACTCGG is a window from the Pseudomonas anuradhapurensis genome containing:
- a CDS encoding acyl-CoA dehydrogenase family protein translates to MNLHQYAETHEVTNQPPPLDGANLYRLDLPLQEWSRRFGAGWAESRIDAYGALAGGPLMQAGFLANAHKPEFSSHDRYGHRIDLVEFHPAYHELMRTAVEHGLPSLPWAEPRPGAHVARASMTYLHSQAEAGSGCPLTMTFAAVPALRLQPELAEYWLPKILACEYDPRNVGDRHKAGVTLGMAMTEKQGGTDVRANTTRAYPVGAAGPGQAYELVGHKWFCSAPMCDAFLTLAQTEKGLSCFLLPRHRPDDSRNQFYIQRLKNKLGNHSNASSEVEFRGALAWMVGEEGRGVPTIIEMVAMTRFDCMVGSSALMRQALTQAAHHCAHRKVGGRLLNEQPLMQNVLADLALESEAALALSLRMGQALEQPDDPQQAHFARLVTAVGKYWICKRAPAMINEAAECLGGAGYVEDSILPRLYREAPVNSTWEGSGNVQCLDVLRALSKEPGVLDALFAELGDGHGDPRLAAHIGNLKGAFADTGDMQYRARQLTEDIALALQAKLLLEAGNALVSDAFIDSRLTGGGRVYGALPRGVDAQALVMRATPVWSD